One Leptospira wolbachii serovar Codice str. CDC genomic region harbors:
- a CDS encoding histone deacetylase family protein, whose protein sequence is MGSLKTGITFHEEFLKHNTGPGHPETHVRLESILDRLSDLPSKNFLWKKNFKEAPLSIISSIHDPNYIRLVGRTCEEKGSGYLDGDTVFSSHSFTAASLAVGAGLYLADEVLLGNLKNGMALVRPPGHHAESDHAMGFCIFNNIAVTAKYLQSQGIKRILILDWDVHHGNGTQHQFYEDDSVYFVSLHQYPFYPGTGALSERGRGKGLGTTLNLPLARGSGESEYFPSFESIHREMEKFQPEFVLVSAGFDAHRDDPLGGMNLPTSSYEIFTKEVMKIADTYSNGKLISFLEGGYDFQALAESVRLHLETLAT, encoded by the coding sequence ATGGGGTCTTTAAAAACAGGAATTACTTTCCATGAAGAATTTCTAAAACACAATACGGGTCCGGGTCATCCCGAAACGCACGTCCGATTGGAATCAATCTTAGATCGTTTGAGCGATTTACCCTCCAAAAATTTTCTTTGGAAAAAAAATTTTAAAGAAGCCCCACTTTCCATTATTTCTTCCATTCATGATCCAAATTACATTCGTTTGGTGGGACGCACTTGCGAAGAAAAAGGGTCTGGGTATTTGGATGGAGATACAGTTTTTTCTTCCCATTCTTTTACGGCTGCAAGTCTTGCTGTTGGTGCTGGTCTTTACTTAGCGGATGAAGTTCTTTTAGGGAACTTAAAAAATGGAATGGCCCTCGTTCGTCCCCCCGGGCATCATGCTGAGTCTGACCATGCTATGGGTTTTTGTATTTTTAATAACATTGCTGTGACGGCAAAGTATTTACAATCCCAAGGAATCAAACGCATTTTGATTTTAGATTGGGATGTTCATCATGGAAATGGCACACAACACCAGTTTTACGAAGATGATTCTGTTTATTTTGTTTCTCTTCATCAGTATCCGTTTTATCCAGGAACAGGAGCTTTGTCCGAGCGGGGTAGGGGAAAAGGACTTGGGACCACTCTGAATCTTCCTTTGGCTCGTGGTTCGGGGGAATCCGAATACTTCCCTAGTTTCGAATCCATCCATCGTGAAATGGAAAAATTCCAACCAGAGTTTGTTTTGGTATCTGCCGGGTTCGATGCCCATAGAGACGATCCACTTGGCGGAATGAATCTTCCCACTTCCTCTTATGAAATCTTTACTAAGGAAGTGATGAAAATCGCAGATACCTATTCAAATGGCAAACTCATCTCCTTTTTGGAAGGAGGGTATGATTTCCAGGCGTTGGCAGAATCAGTAAGGTTGCATTTAGAAACTTTGGCTACTTAG
- a CDS encoding NADP-dependent glyceraldehyde-3-phosphate dehydrogenase — protein MSFVFPTEDSIPEKYRTKPIHQKEYLLDGEIRIWEGESQIVKSPIFLNRNGKLEQVILGSYPNFDSKQSLLALDAAVKAYGHGTGVWPIATPKERIDAVRKFIELMKGKRDQIILLLMWEIGKTEKDATKEFERTIEYLIDTIESLQELETNSANYIKEGGLIAQIKRSPYGVVLCMGPFNYPLNETFCTLIPAILMGNTVVFKPAKYGVLLLQPLLECFQKAFPPGVINTVYGDGAKVISPIMESGKIDVFAFIGSSSTANLITKKHPKLNRLRSVLGLNAKNPAIVLPDTDLKTMVPEILSGSLAYNGQRCTALKILFVHKDILDEFTKLYLEEFSKWKAGMPWDKDVNFTPLPEEGKTKWLKELLDDATTQGAKILNPGGGEVTESFMFPAILSPVSPNSRLYHEEQFGPLVPIVPFSSIDEPLNYIFQSNMGQQASVFGKDPKTVGKLIDILVNQVARVNWNAQCQRGPDSFPFSGRKDSADGTLSVSDALRVFSIRTVVSFKDNEMGRNLLGEVLKERSSNYLSQEFHL, from the coding sequence ATGAGCTTTGTTTTTCCGACCGAAGATTCCATTCCAGAAAAGTACCGCACAAAACCCATCCACCAAAAAGAATACCTGCTCGATGGAGAAATCCGAATTTGGGAAGGAGAATCACAAATTGTAAAATCTCCAATTTTTCTGAACCGAAATGGAAAACTGGAACAGGTCATTTTAGGCTCCTACCCCAATTTTGATTCAAAACAAAGTTTACTTGCTTTAGACGCTGCGGTAAAAGCTTACGGCCACGGAACAGGCGTTTGGCCCATTGCCACACCCAAAGAAAGAATTGATGCGGTTCGAAAGTTTATTGAACTCATGAAAGGCAAAAGAGACCAAATCATTCTACTCCTTATGTGGGAAATAGGTAAAACAGAAAAGGATGCCACTAAAGAATTTGAGCGAACCATCGAATATTTAATCGATACTATTGAATCTTTGCAAGAATTAGAAACAAACTCTGCTAATTACATCAAAGAAGGTGGCCTTATTGCTCAAATCAAACGCTCCCCTTACGGTGTAGTTCTTTGTATGGGACCATTTAACTATCCGTTAAATGAAACTTTTTGCACTCTTATTCCCGCAATCCTTATGGGAAATACCGTTGTTTTCAAACCAGCCAAATACGGAGTTCTCCTCCTCCAACCTTTACTCGAATGTTTTCAAAAAGCATTCCCACCCGGGGTAATCAACACAGTGTATGGCGATGGAGCCAAAGTCATTTCTCCCATTATGGAATCGGGAAAGATCGATGTTTTTGCTTTTATTGGATCTAGTTCCACTGCCAATCTCATCACAAAAAAACATCCCAAACTCAACCGCCTAAGATCCGTTTTGGGACTCAATGCCAAAAACCCTGCGATTGTTCTACCAGATACAGACTTAAAAACTATGGTTCCTGAAATTCTTTCCGGATCCCTTGCTTACAATGGACAAAGGTGTACGGCATTAAAAATTCTTTTTGTTCACAAAGATATATTGGATGAGTTTACCAAACTTTACCTGGAAGAATTTTCGAAATGGAAAGCAGGGATGCCATGGGATAAGGACGTAAACTTTACACCACTTCCAGAAGAAGGAAAAACAAAATGGTTGAAGGAACTTTTGGATGATGCCACAACTCAAGGGGCAAAAATTCTAAACCCTGGTGGGGGTGAGGTTACAGAGTCCTTTATGTTTCCAGCCATCCTTTCGCCAGTATCACCAAACTCACGTTTGTATCACGAAGAACAATTTGGTCCGCTAGTTCCCATTGTTCCTTTTTCTTCCATCGATGAGCCGTTGAATTATATCTTCCAATCCAATATGGGACAACAAGCCAGTGTCTTCGGTAAAGATCCCAAAACCGTAGGCAAACTCATTGATATTCTCGTGAACCAAGTGGCACGTGTGAATTGGAATGCTCAGTGCCAACGTGGTCCCGATTCCTTTCCTTTCTCGGGACGCAAAGACTCAGCAGATGGAACACTTTCTGTTTCCGATGCGCTTCGTGTTTTTTCCATTCGAACCGTTGTGAGTTTCAAGGATAATGAAATGGGACGTAATCTTCTCGGGGAAGTACTGAAAGAACGGTCCTCTAACTATTTAAGCCAAGAATTTCACTTGTAA
- a CDS encoding esterase/lipase family protein — MIQILINSLAGKTVSLTQKTTDSLLKGIQFLVKGSLTSTGGGLDLLSNAFFYKPEWREALQKAGVQVKETGHKSNESLQKTIEQTNQAFDKALFKVELTAQKSDDMVFDNRMVSSILGSSHNQKFKLTKIDMSFRTIGKDITAKETVTEFKNSKKTKSVLFLPGLFTDETVWQEQTVEYKDRKIVSPGLATDLQEAGYYPFYLRYNHGLPIHENGKKLMHLLDVFFNEDPDAKPDIICYSLGCLIFRSCLYHAKLENKEWIHKFGKIVLIAAPNKGSYLEKIGFWLGFLFEKSPNVALKIIGMIGNLRSDAIKDLSFGLIRKEEKGWMETISGYFGETYFGELEDMDVYQAYALMEGAENPLQNFLGDGIVEKKSLTYLTDKVFNKKTNPALRTLELNKQNHFSIISARPLIHWVKVVLGVAPAD, encoded by the coding sequence GTGATCCAAATCCTAATCAATTCCCTTGCGGGAAAAACAGTTTCTCTCACACAAAAGACAACCGACTCCCTGCTCAAAGGCATACAATTTTTAGTGAAAGGCAGCCTAACGAGTACAGGCGGAGGATTAGATCTACTTTCGAATGCTTTTTTTTACAAACCTGAATGGAGAGAAGCCTTACAAAAGGCGGGAGTCCAAGTCAAAGAAACCGGGCACAAATCCAATGAAAGTTTACAAAAAACCATAGAACAAACCAACCAAGCCTTTGACAAAGCTCTCTTCAAAGTGGAACTTACTGCTCAAAAAAGTGATGATATGGTTTTTGATAACCGAATGGTATCAAGTATTCTTGGAAGTTCACACAATCAAAAATTCAAACTCACAAAAATTGATATGAGTTTTCGGACCATTGGCAAAGACATTACCGCTAAGGAAACCGTAACAGAGTTTAAAAATTCTAAAAAAACAAAATCCGTTCTTTTCCTTCCAGGTCTTTTTACAGATGAAACTGTTTGGCAGGAACAAACAGTCGAATACAAAGATAGAAAAATTGTATCACCTGGTCTTGCCACAGACTTACAAGAAGCAGGATATTACCCATTTTATTTACGATACAACCATGGACTCCCTATCCATGAAAATGGAAAAAAACTGATGCATCTACTAGATGTATTTTTTAATGAAGATCCGGACGCTAAACCGGATATTATTTGTTATAGTTTGGGATGTCTTATCTTTCGGTCTTGCCTCTACCATGCCAAATTAGAAAACAAAGAATGGATTCATAAGTTTGGGAAAATTGTCCTGATTGCTGCACCAAACAAAGGTTCGTATTTGGAAAAAATTGGATTCTGGCTCGGATTCTTATTTGAAAAAAGTCCAAACGTAGCGCTTAAAATCATTGGGATGATTGGCAACCTTCGTAGTGATGCCATCAAAGACTTATCTTTTGGACTCATTCGCAAAGAAGAAAAAGGTTGGATGGAAACCATCTCTGGTTACTTCGGAGAAACGTATTTTGGTGAATTGGAAGATATGGATGTGTACCAAGCTTATGCGCTGATGGAAGGCGCAGAGAATCCCTTACAAAATTTCCTCGGAGATGGGATTGTTGAGAAAAAAAGTCTCACCTACTTGACGGACAAAGTTTTTAACAAAAAAACTAATCCCGCCTTACGAACGCTTGAGCTAAATAAACAAAATCATTTTTCTATCATTAGTGCAAGACCTCTGATCCATTGGGTAAAGGTTGTCCTTGGTGTGGCACCCGCTGATTGA
- a CDS encoding putative glycoside hydrolase, with product MKQLTLLVLLLFFVSCQSTSKIEKRQNSDSPGATPDFIEGLYINTKTIRDKKRWSLLFQVMKEAGMNTAVVDMQPYPPTPEQVAEAKALGFYMVARVVNFEGGLIEKAPNTNLMTSIQKSIRKACELGFPEIQLDYIRYADGGTNFSMSYEKRYESILGIIKDHKEKTKDSCSKDTRWTADVFGRVPFIENDVIGQKVEPFSEELNGLYPMLYPSHFYGLTKRVADPYGTIKDGLDLTVKRAKQGTKAIAWVQGFNMMVGPSKLSYTDYIKVQMQGAKDSLGHGFIVWNAGNEYIDTMNAYEKYKSEPTPNNQKVSQNDK from the coding sequence ATGAAACAACTCACTCTTTTGGTCCTCCTTCTATTCTTCGTATCTTGTCAGTCGACATCTAAGATTGAAAAGAGACAAAATTCGGATTCCCCTGGAGCCACTCCCGATTTCATCGAAGGACTATATATCAATACCAAGACCATACGTGACAAAAAACGTTGGAGTTTGTTATTCCAAGTGATGAAGGAAGCTGGTATGAATACAGCTGTTGTGGATATGCAACCCTACCCGCCAACACCAGAACAAGTAGCAGAGGCAAAAGCCCTTGGTTTTTATATGGTGGCAAGAGTTGTCAATTTTGAAGGTGGACTGATCGAAAAAGCACCTAACACAAATTTAATGACCTCTATTCAAAAATCCATACGAAAAGCCTGTGAACTAGGTTTCCCAGAAATCCAGTTGGATTATATACGATATGCTGATGGCGGAACCAATTTCAGCATGAGTTATGAAAAACGTTACGAATCCATTCTTGGAATCATTAAAGATCATAAAGAAAAAACCAAAGACAGTTGTTCTAAAGACACTCGTTGGACTGCTGACGTATTTGGAAGAGTACCCTTTATCGAAAACGATGTGATTGGCCAAAAAGTGGAACCTTTCAGTGAAGAGCTAAATGGACTCTACCCCATGTTGTACCCGTCTCATTTTTATGGACTTACCAAACGAGTGGCTGATCCTTATGGGACCATCAAAGACGGACTCGACTTAACGGTCAAACGCGCCAAACAAGGTACAAAAGCCATCGCTTGGGTACAAGGGTTCAATATGATGGTAGGTCCGAGTAAACTAAGTTATACGGACTATATCAAAGTACAAATGCAAGGGGCAAAAGATTCTTTAGGACATGGGTTTATTGTTTGGAATGCTGGAAATGAATACATCGATACAATGAATGCATACGAAAAATACAAATCAGAACCCACTCCAAACAATCAAAAGGTAAGTCAAAACGACAAATAG
- a CDS encoding lipase secretion chaperone, producing the protein MDFKKIIIVVVIFLIFFLGLLYFLKQDSATNQSKQSLSPEEQMAMERISPLGTGEGFWDEAISPFREDKTKPYLELLDDLKTGRVNFVWEVWALRRKCKAEYTPDQCNATILAYIDSEYESPDKEKVKDLFLAYFRYEEEYRKWEQPTDLSFVELYEKIKAKRRDVLNDKADLIFGMEESQVSFLEGTQNFIKQSANLPAEQRVKQYEDLKKKTYGTYYDSLVSREDKFDHYQVEMSLRDKEFNAITDPKEKEKYLNRIEIKYFGKERAGSLAEERSKESKFKESISKYESKEKDFLRENPNLSVAEREKKLKDLRIQFLGSEEEADAYLRRKNIEEAGK; encoded by the coding sequence ATGGATTTTAAAAAAATTATTATCGTCGTTGTTATATTTCTTATCTTCTTTTTGGGTCTATTATACTTCTTAAAACAAGACTCTGCTACGAACCAATCAAAACAATCACTCAGCCCCGAAGAACAAATGGCTATGGAGAGAATCTCACCCCTCGGAACGGGCGAAGGTTTTTGGGATGAGGCAATCTCTCCTTTTCGAGAAGACAAAACCAAACCCTATTTAGAGTTGTTAGATGATTTAAAAACGGGCAGGGTCAACTTTGTTTGGGAAGTTTGGGCCTTACGCCGCAAGTGCAAAGCCGAATACACTCCCGACCAGTGTAATGCAACAATCCTTGCTTATATTGATTCTGAATACGAATCTCCCGATAAAGAAAAAGTAAAAGATCTGTTTCTCGCTTATTTTCGTTATGAAGAAGAATACAGAAAATGGGAACAACCAACGGATTTATCCTTTGTGGAATTGTATGAAAAAATTAAAGCCAAACGAAGGGATGTCTTAAACGATAAGGCAGATTTGATTTTTGGAATGGAAGAATCCCAAGTTTCCTTTTTAGAAGGGACACAAAATTTCATTAAACAATCAGCAAACTTACCTGCGGAACAACGGGTAAAACAGTATGAAGACTTAAAGAAAAAAACTTACGGAACCTATTACGATTCTTTAGTATCGAGAGAGGACAAGTTTGATCACTACCAAGTGGAAATGAGTCTTCGTGATAAAGAATTCAATGCCATTACCGATCCAAAAGAAAAAGAAAAATATTTAAATCGAATTGAAATTAAATACTTTGGAAAGGAAAGGGCAGGGAGTTTAGCAGAAGAAAGATCCAAGGAATCTAAATTCAAAGAATCTATCTCTAAATATGAATCTAAAGAAAAAGATTTTTTACGAGAGAACCCCAACCTTTCCGTTGCTGAAAGAGAAAAGAAACTGAAAGACTTACGTATCCAATTTTTGGGTTCTGAAGAAGAAGCAGATGCATATCTAAGGCGTAAAAACATAGAAGAAGCGGGAAAATAA
- the radA gene encoding DNA repair protein RadA codes for MAKKQLPQYQCKSCGDTFSRWAGKCPSCGEWNQIDEVGITSSGRFDSPVFEKPKDRRYTDPKSIGSVVSDAHIRTTTGFSELDLVLGGGIVPGSLVLVGGEPGVGKSTLVLEIAKNIADEGKVLYISGEESASQIGLRAKRMGVTSENILLSSEVYAENISQMISDLKPKVVFIDSIQTILKESLVNQAGTITQLRESSQIFLETAKRTSVPIFLIGHITKEGQIAGPKVLEHLVDTVLYFEGDRFNYYRILRAVKNRFGAVGDTAIFEMVFGGLKQVLDRHRLFISPESEERSGSVLSSVMEGSRAISVEVQALVTKSSYGQARRMAEGLDNRRVILLSAVLEKYLGFPLSESDIFSNLAGGLSIDEPSLDLAIAASIASSFKDKPVSREIGFLGEVGLSGEVRSVGQITLRLKELAGIGISKVYIPQGNFKEVEGVFTSLELSPVKHLQELGF; via the coding sequence ATGGCAAAAAAGCAACTTCCCCAATACCAATGTAAATCCTGCGGGGATACCTTTAGTCGTTGGGCTGGAAAATGTCCCTCCTGCGGGGAATGGAATCAAATTGATGAAGTGGGAATTACCTCCTCTGGTCGGTTTGATTCCCCTGTATTTGAAAAACCCAAAGACAGAAGGTATACTGATCCCAAATCCATTGGTTCTGTGGTGAGCGATGCTCACATCCGCACAACTACGGGATTTAGCGAATTGGATTTGGTTCTGGGTGGGGGGATTGTTCCCGGCAGTTTGGTGTTAGTTGGTGGGGAACCAGGAGTGGGTAAGTCCACACTTGTTCTAGAGATTGCCAAAAACATTGCCGATGAAGGAAAGGTTTTGTACATTTCCGGGGAAGAGTCAGCTTCTCAAATTGGGCTTCGGGCCAAACGAATGGGTGTCACTTCCGAAAACATTTTACTCTCTTCCGAAGTGTATGCAGAAAATATTTCGCAAATGATTTCTGACTTAAAACCCAAAGTGGTTTTTATCGATTCCATCCAAACCATTCTGAAAGAAAGTTTGGTCAACCAAGCGGGAACCATCACCCAACTGCGTGAGTCTTCTCAAATCTTTTTAGAGACTGCCAAACGCACCTCAGTTCCTATTTTTCTCATTGGTCATATCACCAAAGAAGGACAAATTGCTGGCCCCAAAGTCTTAGAACATTTGGTGGATACTGTTTTGTATTTTGAAGGGGACCGGTTTAATTATTATCGGATTTTACGGGCTGTCAAAAACAGGTTTGGCGCGGTGGGAGACACCGCCATATTCGAAATGGTATTTGGCGGGTTAAAACAAGTTTTAGATCGCCATCGTTTGTTTATTTCTCCGGAATCGGAAGAGCGCTCTGGTAGTGTATTATCGTCCGTTATGGAAGGATCACGTGCGATCAGTGTCGAAGTACAGGCGTTAGTTACCAAATCTTCTTACGGACAAGCTCGTCGAATGGCAGAAGGTTTAGACAACCGCCGTGTGATTTTACTTTCCGCCGTTCTTGAAAAGTATTTGGGATTTCCATTGTCCGAATCAGACATCTTCAGCAACTTAGCTGGCGGACTTAGCATTGACGAACCGAGTCTTGACTTAGCCATTGCGGCATCCATTGCTTCTTCCTTTAAGGACAAACCAGTTTCTAGGGAGATTGGATTTCTCGGTGAGGTGGGACTTTCTGGGGAAGTGCGAAGTGTGGGCCAAATTACTTTGCGATTGAAAGAACTCGCAGGCATTGGAATTTCCAAAGTTTATATTCCTCAAGGAAACTTTAAAGAAGTAGAAGGAGTATTTACTTCTTTAGAACTCAGTCCAGTCAAACACTTACAAGAGTTAGGTTTTTAA
- a CDS encoding DUF1554 domain-containing protein, with protein sequence MRFSLFVSFLSVGWLFSCTQVNPRDELLFTLVNGLNPISTTTSSVSVVSSAKINVSSTSILLKYGTPQNFGISLVRQPTANVDITFTFTNTKLTINGSGTSPTPTPLTFTSGNYNVVQTVSLDSTIQTLDSSTLTITATSADPFYNTSGTVSISHQRIYLEYTGNAFIFQQSVAAPSLTPSISFVITNCSVAPSLPAGLSLNSSNCVISGTPTSSQAGSTYTVTATNGTDSDSHNITIQIEPTVYKVFVTAATFDGNLLGITGADAKCAADTNKPATGTYKAMITDGTNRVACTTDNCGGGPGENFNWVFQPGEIYVRSTDSASLFTANASGIILAPAANMLNHSFDSGTPAKEYWTGFAQTSYWQEASPNAEYTCSNWTSNAFSADGGRVGASNSTTYSAIRSGSGRSCDANYYLLCVEQ encoded by the coding sequence ATGCGCTTCAGTCTATTTGTTTCCTTTCTTTCTGTGGGTTGGCTCTTTTCTTGTACCCAAGTCAACCCTCGTGATGAGCTTCTCTTCACTCTCGTAAATGGACTAAACCCAATTAGCACGACCACTTCTTCTGTTTCTGTCGTGTCCTCAGCAAAGATCAATGTTTCTAGCACCAGTATTCTATTGAAGTATGGAACACCGCAAAACTTTGGAATCTCACTGGTCAGACAACCAACTGCAAATGTGGATATCACTTTTACATTTACCAATACTAAATTAACTATAAATGGTTCTGGGACTTCTCCCACTCCTACGCCACTTACCTTTACTTCCGGAAACTACAACGTAGTACAAACTGTAAGTTTGGATTCAACGATTCAAACTTTAGATTCTTCTACGCTTACAATTACCGCAACGAGCGCTGATCCATTTTATAATACCAGTGGCACGGTTTCCATCAGCCATCAACGGATATATCTGGAATATACGGGGAATGCATTTATTTTTCAACAAAGTGTAGCGGCACCATCTCTCACTCCTTCGATTAGCTTTGTGATCACGAATTGTTCGGTGGCCCCATCTCTTCCTGCCGGCTTAAGTTTGAATTCGAGTAACTGTGTCATTTCTGGAACACCGACAAGTTCACAAGCAGGTTCTACCTATACTGTCACAGCAACGAACGGAACCGATTCGGATAGCCATAACATTACGATCCAAATAGAACCAACTGTTTATAAAGTTTTTGTCACTGCTGCCACATTCGATGGCAACTTATTAGGAATTACTGGTGCTGATGCGAAATGTGCGGCGGATACCAACAAGCCAGCAACAGGCACATATAAAGCCATGATTACTGACGGAACCAACCGAGTTGCCTGTACGACAGATAACTGCGGTGGCGGACCTGGGGAAAACTTTAATTGGGTTTTCCAACCAGGAGAGATTTATGTAAGATCGACTGACTCTGCCTCTCTCTTTACAGCGAATGCTTCTGGAATTATCCTTGCACCAGCAGCAAATATGTTAAACCATTCGTTTGATTCAGGAACTCCTGCCAAGGAATATTGGACAGGATTTGCTCAAACTAGCTATTGGCAGGAAGCATCTCCGAACGCTGAGTATACATGTTCCAATTGGACTTCTAATGCTTTTTCAGCTGATGGAGGTCGCGTAGGCGCATCCAATAGTACAACCTATAGTGCCATTCGTTCTGGAAGCGGAAGAAGTTGCGATGCAAACTACTACCTTCTTTGCGTAGAACAATAA
- a CDS encoding esterase/lipase family protein codes for MKKKILIGVLATLLSVPTSGLFAGPLDGQCIALVHGILGFDDTQGLAGGLVKYWGGLDGYLRSQGAKVTTPGSSATNSIPTRASQIQSSVSSWMTANGCSKVHLMGHSQGGLVIRYMVSNLGFSGKTQTVTTINSLHQGAPMADIVLGVIPSWLQPFANSALSLLAQLVYRDGRPQDVIAMGKSLTVSYVKTFNANSPNNSGIKYYSYGSQMAWADLIQHPIMALTHPITWAGGLFYGLGGANDGVVPLNSQKWGAWKGTPSSYWFATGIDHLQATNLAWSGQNYYDVQGWYLNIAKNAKAGL; via the coding sequence ATGAAAAAGAAAATTTTGATTGGGGTTTTAGCGACCCTCCTCTCCGTTCCCACCTCCGGTCTGTTTGCCGGTCCTCTTGATGGACAGTGCATTGCACTCGTTCATGGAATCCTTGGTTTTGATGATACTCAAGGACTTGCTGGTGGCCTCGTAAAGTATTGGGGTGGCCTTGATGGTTATCTTCGTAGCCAAGGTGCTAAAGTCACTACTCCTGGAAGTTCTGCCACAAATTCCATTCCTACCCGTGCAAGCCAAATTCAATCCTCTGTTTCCTCTTGGATGACAGCAAACGGTTGTTCTAAGGTACACTTGATGGGTCATAGCCAAGGTGGGCTTGTCATTCGTTATATGGTTTCTAACTTGGGATTTTCTGGAAAAACACAAACAGTAACAACAATTAATTCCCTTCACCAAGGGGCGCCTATGGCTGACATCGTTCTGGGAGTGATTCCTAGTTGGTTACAACCATTCGCAAATTCTGCACTTAGTTTACTTGCTCAGTTGGTATATCGTGATGGACGACCACAAGATGTGATTGCCATGGGAAAATCACTTACTGTAAGTTATGTGAAAACTTTCAATGCAAATTCACCAAATAACTCTGGGATAAAATATTACTCTTATGGAAGCCAAATGGCTTGGGCTGACCTCATCCAACACCCAATCATGGCACTCACTCACCCAATCACTTGGGCTGGTGGTTTGTTTTATGGTCTCGGTGGTGCGAATGATGGTGTAGTTCCACTTAACTCTCAAAAATGGGGAGCTTGGAAAGGAACACCTTCTTCTTATTGGTTCGCAACCGGTATTGACCACCTACAAGCAACCAACTTAGCTTGGAGTGGACAAAACTACTATGATGTACAAGGTTGGTACTTGAACATCGCAAAGAACGCAAAAGCTGGTTTATAA
- a CDS encoding ribonuclease D, whose translation MTQKRSTIKPVVLQGDLNEDFFEAFKKDDRLAVDCEMMGLNPRRDRLCVVQISDSKNKVALVQILPGQKEAPHIQKLFESKDITKIFHFARMDMTFLRARLGIKVQNVFCTKIGSKLARTYTDKHGLKELIREFFEENIDKKNQSSDWGKKILTKDQVDYASTDVRFLIALESILTEMMIRENRFALAERCFGFLETQVELDLLEVPNLFEH comes from the coding sequence ATGACCCAAAAACGTTCAACTATAAAACCAGTCGTCCTCCAAGGAGATCTGAACGAGGATTTCTTTGAAGCCTTCAAAAAGGATGATCGGTTGGCTGTGGATTGTGAAATGATGGGGCTCAATCCCAGAAGGGACAGACTCTGTGTCGTACAAATTTCCGATTCCAAAAATAAAGTCGCTCTTGTTCAAATTCTCCCTGGACAAAAAGAAGCCCCTCACATCCAAAAATTATTTGAATCCAAAGACATCACAAAGATTTTTCATTTTGCAAGAATGGATATGACCTTTCTTCGGGCAAGGCTTGGGATCAAAGTACAAAACGTATTTTGCACAAAAATCGGAAGTAAACTCGCTCGAACTTATACCGACAAACACGGATTAAAGGAACTCATCCGCGAATTTTTTGAAGAAAATATCGATAAAAAAAATCAAAGCTCTGATTGGGGTAAAAAGATTCTTACCAAAGACCAAGTGGACTATGCATCGACAGATGTTCGGTTTTTAATTGCGCTTGAGTCTATTCTTACGGAGATGATGATCCGAGAAAATAGGTTTGCTCTTGCCGAACGTTGTTTTGGCTTTTTGGAAACACAGGTGGAGCTGGATCTTTTGGAAGTGCCTAATCTTTTCGAACACTGA